In the genome of Nisaea sediminum, one region contains:
- a CDS encoding serine/threonine dehydratase, whose product MIDHSAIEVAANRIASHIRRTPVIELEPGALGIDATLVLKLESQQISGSFKIRGATNAVLSSPELAAGGLVAASGGNHGVAVATVARRMGLRARIFVPSISSEAKRTLLRDLGAEVIVAGDVYVESRSAAQADAEASGGLMVHAFEAEETIIGQGSIGMELDKQAPDLDALVLSVGGGGLAAGLAAWFNRRIPLICAEPERAPTLHAALAAGAPVDVETGGIAADALGCRRLGDLAFETLATAEVESRLVEDEDIQRAQHDLWREVRLAAEPAAALPIACLRAMPPDRIANRRIGVLICGANIDPAQLSAG is encoded by the coding sequence ATGATCGACCACTCCGCAATCGAAGTCGCTGCAAACCGTATTGCCTCGCATATCCGCCGCACTCCCGTGATCGAGCTCGAGCCCGGTGCATTGGGCATCGACGCGACGCTTGTCCTCAAGCTGGAGAGCCAGCAGATCTCCGGCTCTTTCAAGATCCGCGGCGCGACAAACGCGGTCCTGTCTTCCCCGGAGCTTGCCGCCGGCGGGCTGGTGGCGGCATCGGGAGGCAATCACGGGGTGGCGGTGGCAACCGTTGCCCGCCGCATGGGGCTACGGGCACGTATTTTCGTTCCATCCATAAGCTCGGAGGCCAAACGCACGCTTCTCCGGGATCTCGGTGCGGAGGTCATTGTCGCGGGCGACGTTTACGTCGAGTCCCGGTCGGCCGCACAAGCGGACGCGGAAGCCAGTGGCGGATTGATGGTGCATGCCTTCGAAGCCGAGGAGACCATAATCGGCCAGGGTTCGATCGGCATGGAACTCGACAAGCAGGCTCCGGATCTGGACGCCCTCGTCCTGTCGGTAGGTGGTGGCGGGCTTGCGGCGGGCCTGGCCGCCTGGTTCAACCGACGGATTCCGCTGATCTGTGCCGAGCCCGAACGCGCGCCGACACTTCATGCCGCCCTTGCGGCGGGAGCCCCTGTCGACGTCGAAACCGGCGGCATTGCGGCCGATGCTCTCGGATGCCGTCGTCTCGGCGATCTGGCGTTTGAAACCTTGGCTACCGCCGAAGTCGAAAGCCGGCTGGTCGAGGACGAGGATATCCAGCGGGCTCAACATGACCTGTGGCGAGAAGTCCGCCTCGCGGCAGAACCGGCCGCAGCTCTGCCGATTGCCTGTCTCCGTGCGATGCCGCCGGACCGGATTGCGAACCGCCGGATCGGAGTGCTCATCTGCGGCGCGAACATCGATCCGGCGCAATTGAGTGCCGGGTAG
- a CDS encoding S53 family peptidase, translated as MSDAVIDFPNSTGKVLEGSTRIADVDPNEPIEISLLLKDPEPGASGRVTRVELAATRRSATRDAISRIAAYAGRNGFTLTAVEPAKLRVKLTGPAYRHEAAFRIRLAHFHHPRGRYRGYWGPLYCPAGLAELLEAILGHETAPVGRSHLQPVLDVGAAKPMLANRIATLYGFPQQSAAGQTVAILEFGGGYLQSDMAVAARAMGVPVPEIVALSVDGGSQDFAGGAGASVEVALDMQVVAGAAPGARLAVYFAANAARSFVDATLDALHDQQNAPSVISISWGGAEEGWSQAGMQAMNRALADAARLGVSVFISSGDLLAPDGVRDGRVHVNFPASSPWATGCGGTLLDTSGGAIASETVWNSGAAGTGGGVSRVWPLPAYQANASVPVNLESGQAGRGVPDVAADADPQSGFWVFVDGNPSPVGGTSAVAPLWAGFTALVNAARAEKQKPPVGFLNPLLYGNPSLLKPVTSGNNKPAGTNTGYDATSGYSATTGLGSFGNPNLFTALVDAE; from the coding sequence TGTCACACGGGTGGAGCTTGCGGCAACGCGGCGGAGCGCGACACGCGATGCGATCTCGCGGATCGCGGCCTATGCCGGGCGGAATGGCTTCACCCTGACGGCTGTCGAGCCCGCAAAGCTCCGCGTCAAGCTTACCGGCCCCGCTTACCGGCACGAGGCGGCGTTCCGGATACGGCTTGCCCACTTCCATCACCCACGCGGACGGTATCGCGGATACTGGGGCCCGCTCTATTGTCCGGCGGGTCTCGCCGAACTGCTTGAGGCCATCCTCGGGCATGAGACCGCTCCCGTCGGGCGCTCGCATCTCCAGCCGGTGCTCGATGTCGGCGCGGCGAAGCCGATGCTTGCGAACCGGATCGCCACGCTCTACGGCTTTCCGCAGCAATCCGCAGCGGGGCAGACCGTCGCGATCCTGGAATTCGGCGGCGGCTATCTGCAGTCGGATATGGCCGTGGCGGCAAGGGCCATGGGCGTCCCGGTGCCGGAGATCGTTGCGCTCTCGGTCGACGGGGGGAGTCAGGACTTCGCCGGTGGCGCCGGAGCGAGCGTTGAGGTCGCGCTCGACATGCAGGTGGTCGCGGGCGCAGCACCGGGCGCGCGGCTCGCCGTCTATTTCGCCGCGAACGCGGCGCGCAGCTTCGTCGACGCGACGCTCGACGCGCTGCACGACCAGCAGAACGCGCCCTCGGTGATCTCGATCAGCTGGGGCGGGGCGGAGGAGGGCTGGAGCCAGGCCGGGATGCAGGCGATGAACCGGGCGCTCGCCGACGCCGCCCGGCTCGGTGTCAGCGTCTTTATTTCATCGGGCGACCTGCTCGCTCCGGACGGGGTGCGCGACGGGCGGGTACATGTGAACTTCCCCGCCTCCAGTCCCTGGGCGACCGGCTGCGGCGGCACTCTGCTGGATACGTCCGGTGGCGCGATCGCCTCCGAAACGGTCTGGAACAGCGGCGCGGCCGGGACCGGCGGTGGCGTTTCCCGGGTCTGGCCGCTGCCCGCCTACCAGGCGAACGCGTCTGTGCCGGTCAATCTCGAAAGCGGGCAGGCCGGACGCGGCGTGCCCGACGTCGCGGCCGACGCGGACCCGCAGAGCGGCTTCTGGGTCTTCGTCGACGGCAACCCCTCGCCGGTCGGCGGCACCAGCGCCGTCGCCCCGCTCTGGGCCGGTTTCACCGCGCTGGTGAATGCCGCACGGGCGGAGAAGCAGAAGCCACCGGTCGGCTTTCTCAATCCGCTGCTCTATGGCAACCCCTCACTGCTGAAGCCGGTCACCAGCGGCAACAACAAGCCGGCCGGGACGAATACCGGATATGACGCGACAAGCGGCTATTCGGCGACGACCGGGCTCGGCAGTTTCGGCAATCCGAACCTGTTCACTGCGCTGGTCGACGCTGAATGA
- a CDS encoding carbon-nitrogen hydrolase family protein, with product MTRTQVAIAQTGPVLFDVERSLDKVADWTARAARQGAKLVLFPEAMVAAYPKGAMFGSYFGGRTREGRDLYRRYLESACEMPGSVTERLAQISGDNGIALVVGVIERDGGTIFCTVAHFDETGRFLGRRRKLMPTGAERLAWGFGDLSDLRAYDTGAGRIASVICWENYMPLLRTATYDLHPQIYCAPTLDERECWTASMRHIAIEGRCFVLSACQALQRRQVPDDATDYFADADPDAWICRGRSCIVDPFGKFLAEPLVDAEGLLTAELDMDEIARGKFDFDVTGHYARPDLFQLRLDTRKQLAVTGMETSA from the coding sequence ATGACAAGAACTCAAGTCGCTATCGCCCAGACGGGCCCGGTTCTCTTCGACGTCGAGCGCTCTCTCGACAAGGTTGCGGACTGGACCGCGCGCGCCGCACGTCAGGGCGCAAAACTGGTGCTGTTCCCCGAGGCGATGGTCGCGGCCTATCCGAAAGGTGCGATGTTCGGTTCGTATTTCGGCGGGCGCACTCGGGAGGGGCGCGATCTCTACCGTCGCTACCTTGAGAGCGCATGCGAAATGCCCGGCTCCGTGACTGAGCGCCTGGCGCAGATCTCGGGCGATAACGGAATTGCGCTTGTCGTCGGAGTGATCGAACGGGACGGTGGGACGATATTCTGCACCGTGGCGCATTTCGACGAGACCGGGCGCTTTCTCGGCCGCCGGCGCAAGCTGATGCCCACGGGAGCCGAGCGGCTCGCCTGGGGATTCGGCGATCTATCCGATTTGCGGGCTTACGATACCGGCGCCGGCCGCATAGCATCGGTGATCTGCTGGGAGAACTACATGCCGCTCCTGCGGACGGCGACCTACGATCTGCACCCGCAGATCTATTGCGCGCCGACGCTGGATGAAAGGGAGTGCTGGACGGCCTCCATGCGGCATATCGCTATTGAGGGCCGCTGCTTTGTGCTGTCGGCATGCCAGGCTCTCCAGCGCCGTCAGGTGCCGGACGACGCGACGGATTACTTCGCGGATGCGGACCCGGACGCCTGGATCTGCCGCGGTCGCAGTTGCATTGTCGATCCATTCGGGAAATTCCTCGCCGAGCCGCTGGTCGATGCGGAAGGCTTGCTGACGGCCGAGCTCGACATGGACGAGATCGCCCGGGGAAAATTCGATTTCGACGTAACGGGTCATTACGCCCGGCCCGATCTGTTCCAGCTGAGACTCGACACGCGAAAGCAGCTGGCCGTTACGGGTATGGAGACCTCGGCATGA
- a CDS encoding IclR family transcriptional regulator: MAKPKSTSGVISSVDHAVDLIEMLSVHGTATVSEIARTTGLPRPTVYRLLRTLAARKITGMDGKRHHLTLRLHELGVRARSVDMFQQRVQPILDRIVAATGLTAHLAVRDGNTAAFVAKRDGPEAMPMASRIGWRGPLHCTAVGKVLLAEDDSQPELPLVRQTNQTIVDPSLLAKALEDVRRDGYALDDEELLPGLRCVAVPWRDGEALIGAISVSGRSDEVADPAGLAEVLRNNLG, translated from the coding sequence TTGGCAAAGCCGAAATCGACGAGCGGCGTGATCAGCAGCGTCGATCACGCCGTCGACCTCATAGAGATGTTGTCGGTCCATGGCACGGCGACGGTCTCGGAGATTGCCCGCACGACTGGCCTGCCGCGCCCCACTGTGTATCGCCTGCTGCGAACGCTCGCTGCCCGCAAGATCACCGGCATGGATGGGAAACGTCACCACCTCACGCTCCGGCTGCACGAGCTTGGCGTGAGAGCGCGCTCGGTCGATATGTTTCAGCAGCGGGTTCAGCCCATCCTCGACCGCATCGTCGCCGCAACCGGCTTGACGGCGCACCTCGCCGTACGGGACGGCAATACGGCTGCGTTTGTCGCGAAACGTGACGGGCCCGAGGCGATGCCGATGGCGAGCAGGATCGGATGGCGCGGTCCGCTTCACTGTACGGCGGTGGGAAAGGTGCTGCTTGCGGAGGACGACTCGCAGCCGGAACTTCCTCTCGTCCGGCAGACGAATCAGACAATCGTCGATCCTTCGCTTTTGGCCAAGGCGCTGGAGGACGTGAGGCGGGACGGGTACGCGCTCGACGATGAGGAGCTCCTTCCCGGCTTGCGTTGCGTTGCGGTGCCGTGGCGCGACGGGGAAGCTCTGATCGGGGCGATCTCTGTGTCTGGTCGAAGCGACGAGGTTGCGGACCCTGCTGGTCTCGCGGAGGTGCTTAGGAACAATCTGGGGTAA